DNA sequence from the Armatimonadota bacterium genome:
ATTTTCGGCGATTGCATTGATGTTCACTGTCATTCCTCAAGGCAAAAGCTCAATGCCAAGGCGTCTTAGTGAATTAGGGAGAGAATCGGTAGATGGAATTGGTTTTGTTATCAGAAGCCGTACACTCCGGTCTTTGTTGCTTATCCTTGGGCTCATGGCGGTGGCAGTGGGCGCATATAATGTCCTGGAGGTAATATTCGCTGTGGATGACCTGAAGCTTTCCGGCGGTGAATTTGGAATGCTTTTGTCGGCTGCGGCGATGGGCATGTTCGTAGGGTCATTGATAGCTGGGAGTATTTCTCGAAGGTTCAGCCCTGCCATTTTCCTTTCCTCGGGCGTATTTGGCGTTGGTCTCACAATGATATGGTTCTCCCAGACTCATATCATCCATACGGCACTTATGGCTCTTTTCATGATGGGAGTATGCAATGCGGCTGCGATTATTGGATGTTCGACACTCTTCCAGCTTTGCACACCAAATCGACTCCAGGCACGCGCTATTGCCATGTTTTGGACACTTTATTCAGCAATTAATTTGACTGCCACCTATGTTTCGACCGTGGCGGCTGATTTTTATTCGGTTCGCGGGGTTCTTATGCTTTGTGGTATTCTTGCTAGCCTCGGCGGAATCTTAAGCGTTGCTATCCTCCCTCGAGAAGATTTGGCGTACGAGTCCAGTGTGTCGGAATCGTGCAAGGTGCTTGCTGAAGAGCGAATGTAGCCATCTTTACGAACAATTGGTACCTAACCCTCTGCAGTTCCACTGTATATTACTTTGTGGTACACTAGCGCTATGAGCTCGCGTGAAAATCTCGGTCCTAATAAGCAGATTTCCAGGCAGTTTGATGAGATTGCGGTCTTCTATGATACGCTCATGGCTGGTGTGCCCTATTCAACTTGGGTTGAATATGTCCAGCGCATTGTAAAAAAATTTTGCCGTAGGCCCCAATGGGTGCTCGACCTATGCTGTGGAACGGGGAGTGTGAGCATTCTTCTTGCAAAAAAGGGCTATCATGTTGTCGGGGTAGATATCTCGCCTGGAATGATAGCAATTGCTCGTGAGAAAGCTCGGATGGAGCATGTTTCCTTGGATTTCTACGTTCAAGACGTCTGCCGTCTGTCATTGGAAAGGCGCTTTGACTTGGTAATCTCACTTTTTGATAGTCTAAATTATATTTTGAATCCCGATGATCTTCTTGGAGCATTTCAGAGGACAGCCAAACATATGGCGGAGGATGGCCTTTTGATTTTCGACCTTAACACACAGCTTGCTTTAGAGGCGGGGTTCTTCGACCAAGACAATATTGGAAGTGGCTCGCCGGTCGAATATCTTTGGCGAAGTTCATATGATGAATTGTCGCGAATTTGCACAATTCACATGTCATTTGATTACAAAACCGCTGAGGGTCCTCGCCATATTGAGATCAATCACTACCAGCGTGCGTATACTCAAGATGAAATTGTTTCGATGCTGGCCAAATCAGGTCTTACGGTACTGGCTGAATATCATGGATATACATTTAGAGAGGCAACGGGAACCAGCGATCGGATTTTCTATGTAGCAGCGAAATAGCTTTATCATTTCCATTCGTTCATTGTTGTGCCCACCCTTTTGTGTTATAATTACCAAAAAGCTCTTAGCAGAAGGTATGTGGTATACCGATTGCGGAAGTAAGCCAAACCATGTCCATAGCAGATAACTTAAGGCAGGTCAAGGATAGGATTTCAGCCGCCGCAGAGCGGGTTGGTCGCTCTGGCGAAGATATAGTGCTCGTTGCAGTGACAAAAACCGTCGGTGTGGATAGGATTGAGGAGGCCCTTGCGGCAGGTGTAACTGACATTGGTGAGAATTATGTTCAAGATGCGTTGGCGAAGTTCGAGGCGATAGGCTTGCGGGCACGGTGGCATATGATTGGGCATCTCCAGACGAACAAAGTCCGTACTGCTGTTGGGATATTTGATCTTATTCAGACGGTGGATAGCGGAAAACTAGCTAGGGAGATTGGAAAGCGGTCGGTAGCGATTGGAAAGACTTCGGATGTTTTAATCGAAGTCAACATCTCGGGTGAAGAGTCTAAGTTTGGCGTAGCGCCAGACCAAGCGCTAGACTTGGCGGAAGAGGTTTTGGGGATTGAAGGAGTTAGGCTTCAGGGTCTAATGGGAATT
Encoded proteins:
- a CDS encoding MFS transporter translates to MSLKTQGFIQLFRIRNFALLWVAQLISVIGDWVLTAALLVFVYKLTGEKVTVGKMIIFEALPVLLFGYPAGMIADCLNRRRVMIFSDLARAGLVLLLLFVRTAESIWIVYVVAFFCGLFSLFFRPARTASIPNIVPKELLMTANSAATFNETIGMLIGPVIGGALGYSFIRTACVLDSATFLFSAIALMFTVIPQGKSSMPRRLSELGRESVDGIGFVIRSRTLRSLLLILGLMAVAVGAYNVLEVIFAVDDLKLSGGEFGMLLSAAAMGMFVGSLIAGSISRRFSPAIFLSSGVFGVGLTMIWFSQTHIIHTALMALFMMGVCNAAAIIGCSTLFQLCTPNRLQARAIAMFWTLYSAINLTATYVSTVAADFYSVRGVLMLCGILASLGGILSVAILPREDLAYESSVSESCKVLAEERM
- a CDS encoding class I SAM-dependent methyltransferase, translating into MSSRENLGPNKQISRQFDEIAVFYDTLMAGVPYSTWVEYVQRIVKKFCRRPQWVLDLCCGTGSVSILLAKKGYHVVGVDISPGMIAIAREKARMEHVSLDFYVQDVCRLSLERRFDLVISLFDSLNYILNPDDLLGAFQRTAKHMAEDGLLIFDLNTQLALEAGFFDQDNIGSGSPVEYLWRSSYDELSRICTIHMSFDYKTAEGPRHIEINHYQRAYTQDEIVSMLAKSGLTVLAEYHGYTFREATGTSDRIFYVAAK
- a CDS encoding YggS family pyridoxal phosphate-dependent enzyme, with protein sequence MSIADNLRQVKDRISAAAERVGRSGEDIVLVAVTKTVGVDRIEEALAAGVTDIGENYVQDALAKFEAIGLRARWHMIGHLQTNKVRTAVGIFDLIQTVDSGKLAREIGKRSVAIGKTSDVLIEVNISGEESKFGVAPDQALDLAEEVLGIEGVRLQGLMGIAPFVDNQAVIRRSFAKLKKLWDELPIDHRVWLSMGMTSDFEIAIEEGSNMVRIGTAIFGPRV